A window from Kluyveromyces lactis strain NRRL Y-1140 chromosome E complete sequence encodes these proteins:
- a CDS encoding uncharacterized protein (weakly similar to uniprot|Q02749 Saccharomyces cerevisiae YPL068C): MQLRRSTRLRTVHTVKNNTSINEDHSLISVSDQVSEKPEDRFDKVDQDSDDDENGERVAVQDISFDEDERMQSRTGQTSATTLLKISRPEYNPQDLKETIHVDTHFVNQFNDLIEKQSTLFFNSLTSPEYVIYNNLEIFKYPSDKVSLQTISRQLTELLPDLNKNYDTDLKELLKQLHEDQEREENLKILNQGPEAEVFKDPLQSLLNYQPDVKESDESKLIEQVAKIHEINISDISDILINPPVRTLKRALNVNNQTKKHDISHISNKCSRLLTKERNHSLPWPVKKKKKQTDSSAIHEDVSLMS; the protein is encoded by the coding sequence ATGCAGCTGCGAAGAAGTACGCGTTTACGCACCGTACATACTGTTAAAAATAACACTTCCATCAATGAGGATCACAGTTTGATTTCTGTGTCGGATCAGGTATCAGAGAAACCTGAGGACAGATTTGACAAAGTAGATCAGGActcagatgatgatgaaaatggcGAGCGTGTAGCGGTTCAAGACATTTCCTTTGACGAGGATGAACGAATGCAGAGCAGAACAGGTCAAACTTCCGCTACGACTCTTTTGAAAATCTCAAGACCTGAATATAACCCacaagatttgaaggaaactATTCATGTTGATACGCATTTTGTTAACCAGTTTAACGATTTGATAGAGAAACAATCTACTTtgtttttcaattccttgaCAAGTCCTGAATACGTTATATATAATAACttggaaatattcaaatatccAAGTGATAAGGTGAGCTTGCAAACAATATCAAGACAGTTGACTGAATTACTACCAGACTTGAACAAGAACTACGATACCGATCTGAAAGAGCTGTTAAAACAATTGCATGAGGATCAAGAACGAGaggaaaacttgaaaattTTAAATCAAGGTCCAGAAGCTGAAGTCTTCAAAGACCCATTACAATCGCTACTAAATTATCAACCTGATGTGAAAGAATCAGACGAATCAAAACTTATAGAGCAAGTGGCCAAAATCCATGAAATCAACATTTCCGATATATCTGACATCCTTATCAACCCACCAGTGCGGACACTGAAGAGAGCATTGAATGTGAACAAccaaacaaagaaacatGACATTTCCCATATTTCCAATAAATGCAGTAGATTATTAACGAAAGAACGCAACCATTCATTGCCATGGCCCgttaagaagaaaaagaagcaaacaGATTCATCGGCAATACATGAAGATGTCTCATTAATGTCATGA
- the MCM7 gene encoding DNA replication licensing factor MCM7 (similar to uniprot|P38132 Saccharomyces cerevisiae YBR202W CDC47 Component of the hexameric MCM complex which is important for priming origins of DNA replication in G1 and becomes an active ATP-dependent helicase that promotes DNA melting and elongation when activated by Cdc7p-Dbf4p in S-phase) — protein sequence MASSVLPTLDLGIDYEVAQDNIKDFLIHYKEETIGSTGENDNDDNLDPEVGQGPKYLQQLQHIANREQDILYIELDDVYHYQRTKQFENLSSSNTAAQGKNLVNLHRIIMENTKRFTELFSNCVDELLPPPTKDIDYETDVLDVILHQRRLRNERNILETRDEFQQMAQGMGEESQTNLDQLATTDADLFPAALIRRYHLYFKPLTSRSTRKLKPMSVREIKGSYLGKLITVRGIITRVSDVKPSVTVNAYTCDQCGHEVFQEVNKRTFTPIIECPSAQCSENQTKGQLFMSTRASKFSAFQECKIQELSDQVPIGHIPRTLTIHINGPLTRSMIPGDVVDVTGIYLPSPYTGFRALKAGLLTETYLETQFVYQHKKKFASFQVDDQLKERVAKIVNQGDVYNRLAKSIAPEIYGNLDVKKSLLLLLVGGVEKKVGDGLKIRGDINICLMGDPGVAKSQLLKSICKISPRGVYTTGKGSSGVGLTAAVMKDPVTDEMVLEGGALVLADNGICCIDEFDKMDESDRTAIHEVMEQQTISISKAGINTTLNARASILAAANPLYGRYNPRLSPLENINLPAALLSRFDIMFLLLDMPSKENDEKLAEHVTYVHMYDRQPDFGFEPIPSSEMREYIAYAKTKRPVLSADVNEHIVLSYTRMRQDSKKALDSKFSFGQATPRTLLAIIRLSQALAKLRLSDTVEIEDVDEALRLVEVSKESLYSDRKNPYEDENPTTRIYTIIKKMATENGRFNKRLPYDAIVRTIRSRGFTMLQLVSCIKEYEYLNVWHQIEDGNTLLFIDDIDDTTEDNSDITNPSTQRTPDEDVDME from the coding sequence ATGGCTTCATCGGTTTTGCCCACACTGGATCTCGGAATTGACTACGAGGTAGCTCAAgataatatcaaagatttcttgatCCATTACAAAGAGGAAACTATCGGTTCTACTGGGGAGAACGATAATGACGATAACTTGGATCCTGAAGTTGGTCAGGGCCCAAAGTACTTGCAACAATTGCAACATATTGCCAATAGAGAACAAGATATCTTGTATATCGAATTGGACGATGTGTACCATTATCAGCGCACCAAgcaatttgaaaatttgtCTTCGTCAAATACAGCAGCACAAGGCAAGAACTTAGTTAACTTACACCGTATCATCATGGAAAACACTAAGCGGTTCACAGAACTTTTCTCCAACTGTGTAGATGAACTATTGCCGCCTCCAACGAAAGATATCGATTACGAAACAGATGTATTGGACGTCATTTTACACCAACGAAGATTGAGAAACGAAAGAAATATCTTGGAAACTAGAGATGAATTCCAACAAATGGCTCAAGGGATGGGCGAAGAGTCTCAAACCaatttggatcaattgGCCACTACGGACGCTGATTTGTTCCCTGCTGCGTTGATTAGGAGATATCATTTGTATTTTAAACCGTTAACCAGCAGATCCACTAGGAAACTGAAACCAATGTCAGTAAGAGAAATTAAAGGCTCTTATTTGGGAAAATTGATTACAGTCCGTGGTATCATTACCAGAGTCTCTGATGTGAAGCCAAGTGTCACAGTCAACGCTTATACTTGTGATCAGTGCGGTCATGAAGTGTTCCAAGAAGTTAATAAAAGAACTTTTACCCCAATAATAGAATGTCCCTCTGCCCAATGTTCCGAAAATCAAACTAAGGGACAATTGTTCATGAGTACTAGGGCATCAAAGTTCAGTGCATTCCAAGAATGTAAAATTCAAGAACTATCAGATCAAGTGCCCATCGGGCATATCCCAAGGACATTAACTATTCACATTAATGGGCCATTAACTAGATCCATGATTCCAGGTGATGTGGTAGATGTTACTGGTATATATCTACCTTCACCATACACTGGTTTCCGTGCTTTGAAAGCTGGTCTATTAACGGAAACGTACCTAGAGACACAGTTTGTGTACCAGcataagaaaaaattcgCATCTTTCCAAGTTgatgatcaattgaaagaaagagtaGCGAAAATCGTCAACCAAGGTGATGTTTATAACCGTTTGGCTAAATCAATTGCTCCAGAAATTTACGGTAATCTCGATGTTAAGAAATctttattgttattattagtGGGCggtgttgaaaaaaaagtcgGGGATGGTCTAAAAATCAGAGGTGATATTAACATTTGCTTGATGGGTGATCCTGGTGTTGCTAAATCtcaattattgaaatctaTCTGTAAAATTTCTCCGAGAGGTGTCTATACAACTGGTAAGGGTTCTTCTGGTGTAGGTCTAACAGCCGCCGTTATGAAGGATCCAGTGACTGATGAAATGGTGCTAGAAGGTGGTGCCCTCGTCCTTGCCGATAACGGTATCTGTTGTatcgatgaatttgataagatGGATGAAAGTGATAGAACTGCTATCCATGAAGTTATGGAACAACAAAccatttcaatttctaAGGCAGGTATTAACACTACTTTAAATGCCAGAGCCTCCATATTGGCAGCTGCTAACCCGCTATACGGAAGGTATAATCCAAGGTTATCTCCacttgaaaatattaatcTACCAGCAGCTCTTTTGTCTAGATTCGATATCATGTTTTTACTACTCGATATGCCAAGCAAAGAAAACGATGAGAAGTTAGCAGAACACGTCACGTACGTTCATATGTATGACAGGCAACCTGATTTTGGTTTCGAACCAATTCCTTCGAGCGAAATGAGAGAGTATATTGCATACGCCAAGACTAAGAGACCTGTGTTGTCAGCTGATGTCAATGAACACATAGTTCTATCTTATACAAGAATGAGACAAGACTCTAAGAAAGCGTTGGATTCTAAATTCTCGTTTGGGCAAGCAACACCTAGAACTTTACTTGCAATTATCAGACTATCACAGGCCTTGGCAAAACTAAGGCTCAGTGACACTGtggaaattgaagatgtaGACGAAGCTTTGAGGTTGGTAGAAGTCTCTAAAGAGTCATTATACAGCGACCGCAAGAACCCatatgaagatgaaaacCCAACAACCAGAATTTACACAattatcaagaaaatggCGACTGAAAATGGTAGATTTAATAAAAGATTACCGTATGATGCTATTGTAAGAACGATTAGATCAAGAGGTTTCACTATGCTGCAACTGGTAAGCTGTATCAAAGAGTATGAGTATCTTAATGTTTGGCATCAAATAGAAGACGGAAACACCTTGCTATTTATTGACGATATTGATGATACAACGGAAGACAATTCTGATATAACTAACCCTTCGACGCAAAGGACACCGGATGAAGATGTCGATATGGAATAA
- the VPS28 gene encoding ESCRT-I subunit protein VPS28 (similar to uniprot|Q02767 Saccharomyces cerevisiae YPL065W VPS28 Component of the ESCRT-I complex which is involved in ubiquitin-dependent sorting of proteins into the endosome involved in transport of precursors for soluble vacuolar hydrolases from the late endosome to the vacuole): MSDYRAPVNHYGSRNSTRPLNPKLLEEIQPFDLNAQPREKEIVDTLGEIYSIIITLDHVEKAFLKDDIGSEEYTRLANKLINQYRTYLSDEDVEEQFKSLDHFKAKWQITASNAITRLERGIPVTVEHGTSGDTDSLDNSRAADNTTNLNKYSGKRVAEATGNFITVMDALKLNYKTREQLHPLMAELLLSINRVTSNDFENRSKLVEWIVKINKLPKDEQLSDADSQQLLYSLESAYKSFYTLLE; encoded by the coding sequence ATGTCGGATTATAGGGCTCCGGTGAACCACTATGGAAGCAGAAATAGCACAAGGCCGTTAAACCCAAAGCTTTTAGAGGAAATCCAGCCGTTTGATTTGAATGCACAACCAAGGGAAAAAGAGATCGTGGATACTCTTGGCGAGATCTAttcaataataataacactCGACCATGTAGAGAAAGCATTTTTGAAAGACGATATAGGCAGTGAAGAATACACGCGGCTTGCCAATAAGCTAATAAATCAATACAGGACATATCTcagtgatgaagatgtaGAGGAACAGTTTAAGAGCCTTGATCATTTTAAAGCAAAATGGCAAATTACGGCTTCCAATGCAATCACAAGGCTGGAGAGAGGCATTCCAGTAACTGTAGAACATGGAACCAGCGGTGACACAGATTCTTTGGACAATTCGAGAGCGGCCGATAATACCACAAACTTAAATAAATACAGTGGAAAGCGTGTTGCAGAGGCTACAGGAAATTTCATCACCGTAATGGACGCATTGAAACTAAATTACAAGACCAGAGAACAGCTTCATCCGTTAATGGCGGAGTTATTGCTAAGTATAAATAGGGTCACCAGTAATGACTTCGAAAACCGAAGTAAGTTAGTGGAATGGATAgtcaaaatcaataaatTACCCAAGGACGAGCAACTTTCGGATGCCGATTCTCAACAGCTACTATACTCATTAGAAAGTGCATATAAATCATTTTACACTTTACTAGAATAA
- the HTC1 gene encoding Htc1p (weakly similar to uniprot|Q6Q586 Saccharomyces cerevisiae YPL067C Hypothetical ORF) translates to MTTSKDPITWEQSKHYIKTGELYKLIRSPEITAKYRKHKSELESKGQDLVSFILTSRLHWDVKELNHFNNIAFASDEDKIKTLFKDKTTLKILTNDYPYNLEDSISHILIWSKIYIPLYQSNVNASTDDSVVMQSMNTEVKQLIEKFLDHLLKPLGLTDYIWFINYPRLQSIKTVSHIHVLIKSNDKDTVQRLVDDDSLLTPLPSE, encoded by the coding sequence ATGACCACGTCAAAGGACCCCATTACCTGGGAACAGAGTAAACATTATATCAAGACCGGTGAGTTGTACAAGTTGATCCGGTCACCGGAAATTACGGCCAAATATCGCAAGCATAAATCCGAGCTTGAATCTAAAGGCCAAGATTTGGTCTCCTTTATCCTCACTTCCAGATTACACTGGGAtgtgaaagaattgaaccACTTTAATAATATAGCTTTCGCCTCGGATGAGGATAAGATTAAAACCTTGTTTAAGGATAAGACTACGTTGAAGATTCTTACGAATGATTACCCTTATAATCTCGAAGATTCCATATCTCATATCTTGATTTGGTCCAAAATCTATATTCCGTTGTACCAGTCCAACGTGAACGCATCAACAGATGATTCAGTCGTTATGCAATCAATGAATACAGAAGTGAAACAACTAATCGAGAAGTTTTTGGACCATTTGCTTAAACCATTAGGTTTAACGGACTATATTTGGTTTATCAATTATCCGAGATTGCAAAGTATAAAGACCGTCTCCCACATACACGTCCTGATCAAATCCAATGATAAAGATACAGTTCAGAGACTTGTAGATGACGATTCGTTACTAACCCCATTACCCTCAGAGTGA
- the TIM50 gene encoding protein translocase subunit TIM50 (similar to uniprot|Q02776 Saccharomyces cerevisiae YPL063W TIM50 Protein of the inner mitochondrial membrane required for import of mitochondrial matrix proteins), producing MLSIARVSLLRNARMVPVHAMQMRPVVVRRSLHNGSLLLQKKNEKNEAPKSILDDDMLARAGVEVEGNEAGSKDKSGRAGEAGESAEQDDSTGDKGSGKKKRSRKSSTDIKRERYANWFYILSLLGLASGALSMARDWDSDESEELKKEIPNGYTPALMYKRMKRRWESIFTFFQEPPFPDLLPPPPPPPYQRPLTLVLSLEDLLVHSEWTQQSGWRTAKRPGVDYFLGYLSQYYEIVLFSSNYMMYAEKIAEKLDPIHAFITYNLFKEHCLYKDGVHIKDLSKLNRDLGKVLIIDTDENSFKLQPENAIYLEPWDGKADDRLLRLIPFLEYLATQQVSDVRPILKSFPDNKNIPEAFEKRVQVLKEKFERDERVKNDKNLFLKLLGIGLIGTKPKFPLDLIREEGEKNYVRFMKLVEEEKEKIKLQQQAMGQQTFTLKDYVEGNIPTPEEQLKLQMEKQQEIEAQFEEQKKLKAQQGSK from the coding sequence ATGTTGTCGATAGCAAGGGTGTCATTATTGCGCAATGCTCGCATGGTCCCAGTGCATGCCATGCAAATGAGACCTGTTGTTGTGAGAAGATCATTACACAATGGAAGCCTGTTATTGCAGAAGAAAAACGAGAAGAATGAAGCTCCAAAATCTATTCTTGATGACGACATGCTTGCCAGAGCCGGTGTGGAGGTAGAAGGTAATGAAGCCGGATCTAAAGACAAGAGTGGAAGGGCAGGAGAGGCAGGAGAGTCTGCAGAGCAGGATGATTCTACAGGTGATAAGGGCTCCgggaagaagaagagatcGAGAAAATCGTCCACAGATATTAAACGTGAGCGTTATGCTAATTGGTTTTACATCCTGTCACTACTTGGTTTAGCTTCTGGTGCCCTATCTATGGCTCGTGACTGGGATTCCGATGAAAGTgaagagttgaagaaggaaattcCAAATGGTTATACTCCTGCCCTAATGTACaagagaatgaaaagaCGTTGGGAGTCcattttcactttcttccAAGAGCCTCCTTTCCCAGATTTATTACCACCCCCACCTCCACCACCATATCAAAGGCCATTGACACTAGTcctttctttggaagatttATTGGTTCACTCAGAATGGACACAACAAAGCGGCTGGAGAACTGCTAAGAGGCCAGGTGTTGATTACTTTTTGGGCTATCTATCCCAATACTATGAAATCGTGCTATTCTCTTCTAACTACATGATGTATGCCGAAAAAATTGCTGAAAAACTTGACCCAATTCATGCTTTCATCACCTACAACCTATTCAAAGAACATTGTTTGTACAAAGATGGTGTCCATATCAAGGACTTATCGAAATTGAACAGAGACTTGGGTAAAGTCTTGATCATTGACACTGATGAGAATTCGTTTAAATTGCAACCTGAAAATGCTATATACCTAGAACCATGGGATGGTAAAGCTGATGACCGTTTATTGAGATTAATCCCATTCTTGGAATACTTGGCAACCCAACAAGTTTCTGACGTTAGGCCAATCTTGAAGTCTTTCCCAGACAACAAGAACATCCCAGAAGCCTTTGAAAAGCGTGTCCAAgtcttgaaagaaaaattcgAACGTGACGAAAGGGTCAAGAACGATAAGAACTTGTTTCTAAAACTATTGGGTATCGGTTTAATTGGTACCAAGCCAAAGTTCCCGCTTGATTTGATCAGAGAGGAAGGTGAAAAGAATTACGTCAGATTCATGAAGTTAgtcgaagaagaaaaggaaaagatcAAGCTACAACAACAAGCTATGGGACAACAGACTTTCACATTGAAGGATTACGTGGAAGGTAACATCCCAACCCCCGAAGAACAACTGAAGCTACAAATGGAAAAACAACAGGAAATTGAGGCTCAGTTTGAAgaacagaagaaactaaaGGCTCAACAAGGAAGCAaataa
- the AAH1 gene encoding adenine deaminase (similar to uniprot|P53909 Saccharomyces cerevisiae YNL141W AAH1 Adenine deaminase (adenine aminohydrolase) involved in purine salvage and nitrogen catabolism) gives MAKFECTDEVTNFLTELPKCEHHLHLEGTLEPELLFQLVERNGVQLPGTFPKTVNELHVIYNNFADLQDFLNYYYIGCNVLLSEDDFFELAWSYFKRVSTQGLRHAEVFYDPQSHTSRGISLEVVTKGFERACAKAQEEFNISTKLIMCLLRHCPVEECMDTVKSAKSLIESGVIDGLGLDSSERPFPPELFVECYQLAKSYNKELQLTAHAGEEGDPSFVTNTLDLLETTRIDHGVRSIEDAELIKRLAAQKVMLTLCPLSNVKLQVVKDVSELPLQEFLDNDVPFSINSDDPAYFGGYILQNYLEVYSRFGWSKAVWAKIARQSIEGSWCDPKRKQELLSEVSEVVNKYVNLP, from the coding sequence ATGGCTAAGTTTGAGTGTACTGACGAGGTGACCAATTTCCTGACAGAATTGCCTAAGTGCGAACACCATTTGCATTTGGAAGGTACTCTCGAACCAGAATTATTGTTCCAATTAGTTGAACGTAATGGAGTACAGTTACCTGGTACGTTTCCCAAGACCGTTAATGAGTTGCATGTGATTTACAACAATTTTGCTGATCTCCAGGATTTCTTGAACTATTACTACATCGGTTGCAACGTTCTTCTCAGTGAAGACGATTTCTTTGAGTTGGCTTGGAGTTACTTCAAGAGAGTAAGCACTCAAGGGTTGAGACACGCCGAGGTGTTTTACGATCCACAATCTCACACGTCCAGAGGCATTTCTTTGGAGGTTGTTACCAAAGGTTTTGAAAGGGCTTGTGCTAAGGCCCAGGAAGAATTTAACATTAGTACCAAGTTAATCATGTGTTTATTGAGGCACTGTCCTGTGGAAGAATGTATGGATACTGTGAAAAGTGCCAAGAGCTTGATTGAATCGGGAGTCATTGACGGTCTTGGTCTTGATTCGTCAGAAAGACCTTTCCCTCCAGAATTGTTTGTTGAATGTTATCAATTGGCGAAGAGTTACAATAAGGAGCTGCAACTTACAGCTCATGCAGGTGAAGAAGGTGATCCAAGTTTTGTTACAAACACCTTGGACTTATTGGAAACAACAAGAATTGATCATGGTGTTAGAAGCATTGAAGATGCTGAATTAATCAAGAGGTTGGCCGCTCAAAAAGTTATGTTAACCCTTTGTCCATTATCCAATGTTAAGTTACAAGTGGTAAAAGATGTTTCAGAGCTACCATTGCAGGAGTTCTTGGATAACGACGTTCCTTTCTCCATTAATTCTGATGATCCAGCTTATTTTGGAGGGTACATCTTACAGAACTATCTGGAAGTGTATTCCAGATTTGGTTGGTCTAAAGCAGTTTGGGCTAAGATCGCCAGACAAAGTATTGAAGGCTCATGGTGTGATCCTAAGAGGAAACAAGAACTACTCTCTGAGGTTTCAGAAGTTGTAAACAAATATGTAAACTTACCTTAG
- the RGL1 gene encoding Rgl1p (similar to uniprot|Q12194 Saccharomyces cerevisiae YPL066W Hypothetical ORF) — MTMTYPVISLKPSYNSIIRGCPGLPDTLPRIECELRIRSNDGKPFIIDKIQMVLKTIECLNMGLGSFTSKRNKLESESVHYKKNMRISDKKIIGLDIPLTIALPDDIKETNYNAKAGHSYTVLECDVLYHLPNTNSAPLVQSFSQMVNVERYVLIASPRLYSPVTKVIQSPDKKFHVKLTTDNPCVTTDDLLTLKLEIFPNLTSYTQSQRIFNKQIKLKGITLELKEILELYDANSDTKENVLESISKPFNDPLPESGMKLKMSLRVLTKNALFHTYETSLNEPAVMYQLPSHEPKMNQINPPQTVVLKGKHSKEPFQYHCSITTRGKLFSVTHSLNIKFKISKGKDFEISYPIDITPWPKSYMKHVEQLIYQEREIAKNAKSFYQNYGGIKRNKNGQLEYPPLPPVIYVPTKECLTQLGVLYNTESKIPRRVFVID; from the coding sequence ATGACAATGACTTACCCAGTGATATCACTTAAACCGAGTTATAACTCGATTATTCGAGGTTGTCCAGGGCTTCCGGACACTCTTCCGCGAATTGAATGTGAATTGAGGATAAGATCAAATGATGGTAAACCCTTCATCATTGATAAGATACAGATGGTTTTGAAGACTATAGAATGTTTGAACATGGGGTTAGGATCGTTTACTTCGAAGAGAAATAAGCTGGAGAGCGAGTCTGTGCATTATAAGAAGAATATGCGCATATCGGATAAGAAAATAATAGGGCTCGATATTCCACTAACGATTGCTTTACCAGACGATATTAAGGAAACAAACTATAACGCTAAAGCAGGCCATTCTTATACAGTTTTAGAATGTGATGTGTTGTATCACTTGCCAAACACGAACTCTGCCCCTTTAGTGCAGAGTTTTTCTCAAATGGTCAATGTGGAAAGGTACGTGTTGATAGCATCACCCAGGTTATATTCGCCTGTGACCAAAGTCATACAGTCACCTGATAAGAAATTTCACGTCAAACTGACCACTGATAACCCTTGCGTGACAACAGATGATTTGCTTACTCTCAAACTAGAAATCTTCCCGAATCTGACCTCATACACTCAAAGTCAACGTATATTTAACAAACAGATCAAGTTAAAAGGGATAACtcttgaattgaaagaaattttaGAGCTTTATGATGCCAATTCTgatacaaaagaaaacgttCTTGAGTCAATTTCTAAGCCTTTCAATGATCCATTACCGGAATCTGGAATGAAACTCAAGATGAGCCTGAGAGTGCTAACTAAGAACGCTTTGTTCCATACTTAtgaaacttctttgaatgaaccTGCCGTGATGTATCAATTACCATCTCACGAACCAAAAATGAACCAAATTAATCCGCCACAGACTGTTGTTCTTAAAGGTAAACATAGTAAAGAACCTTTTCAGTATCATTGTTCCATTACCACTAGAGGTAAACTTTTCTCGGTCACCCACTCTTTAAAcattaaattcaaaatttctaAAGGTAAggattttgaaatatcttACCCAATAGATATTACCCCTTGGCCCAAGTCATACATGAAGCACGTTGAACAATTAATTTACCAAGAACGTGAGATAGCCAAGAACGCTAAGAGTTTTTATCAGAACTACGGTGGAATCAAGCGTAACAAAAACGGACAATTAGAATATCCACCTCTCCCGCCTGTAATTTACGTTCCAACTAAAGAGTGCCTGACACAGCTTGGCGTACTATATAACACTGAATCGAAGATACCAAGGCGGGTGTTCGTAATAGATTAA
- the DER1 gene encoding derlin (weakly similar to uniprot|P38307 Saccharomyces cerevisiae YBR201W DER1 Endoplasmic reticulum membrane protein required for the protein degradation process associated with the ER involved in the retrograde transport of misfolded or unassembled proteins) yields MDLIRDIPIITRCWGIGILMLNLALWCNFLTVYDVAYSWDAVYYRKQYLRLIYGLFYIKLSPDLIGNAVVALSSLQLIEQTTTDKRKLALKILCLYLSVVFFIVYSDLPLSIGQALGINMWYYVSKKSNNAALFVFNVAVNVVWIPISSIALIYLLTPLELRQALALIIPGHLLYFIDEAMSKTYGLNI; encoded by the coding sequence ATGGATCTTATACGAGATATTCCTATAATAACTAGATGTTGGGGCATTGGAATATTGATGTTAAACTTGGCACTTTGGTGCAATTTCCTTACTGTCTATGACGTTGCTTACTCATGGGATGCAGTATATTACAGGAAGCAGTATCTGCGGTTGATTTATGGTTTATTTTATATCAAACTTTCTCCAGACCTGATCGGCAatgctgttgttgctttATCTTCATTACAGCTGATAGAACAGACCACAACTGATAAAAGGAAACTTGCATTGAAGATACTCTGTCTTTATCTCTCGGTCGTATTTTTCATAGTATACTCAGATCTCCCATTGTCGATTGGACAGGCTTTGGGCATTAATATGTGGTACTACGTTTCAAAAAAGAGCAATAACGCAGCGCTCTTTGTCTTTAACGTTGCGGTGAATGTAGTTTGGATCCCTATATCCTCCATAGCCCTTATCTATCTTTTGACACCGTTGGAGTTGCGCCAGGCGCTAGCATTGATCATACCTGGTCATCTGCTCTATTTCATTGACGAGGCAATGAGCAAGACGTACGGACTcaatatttga
- a CDS encoding uncharacterized protein (weakly similar to uniprot|Q2V2Q3 Saccharomyces cerevisiae YBR201C-A) has product MYVYCHEVKHKHKTQTIYIYTYYEMIASTIFKRQASGFATHSVKTNKAYLSYLTMGFTIPFVVSYYSTYSSAQDELKGRSNPRLYFGRFL; this is encoded by the coding sequence ATGTATGTGTATTGTCACGAGGTTAAACACAAACATAAAACTCAAACTATATACATATACACCTATTACGAGATGATTGCCAGTACGATATTCAAGAGACAAGCTTCAGGTTTCGCTACCCACTCTGTGAAGACAAATAAAGCGTACCTGTCCTATTTGACTATGGGATTCACCATTCCATTTGTCGTTTCATACTATTCGACTTATTCTAGTGCTCAGGATGAGTTGAAAGGAAGGTCAAATCCAAGATTATATTTCGGAAGGTTCCTATGA